The sequence below is a genomic window from Luteitalea sp..
GCCTGCATCGGCGCTGCCTTGTCCGGGTCCGCGGCCTGGGCGAGTCGCTCGCGAACGTCCGCGATCAATGCTCGATTCGGCTTGCTGTGCATCTGTGGTTCCACGTTCGTGGCGTGCGGCTATCGCCGGGGCATGGCTGATACGGCCAACCGTTTTGGGCTGGATGCTCCACAGACTGGTCGTTTGATTCGGAGGTCGTATCGGTCACCTGGTCGCCTTCAATCGCCATCCCGAGTCGCGATACGGGTCGGCGCCCTGGATGACCATAGAGTCGGTAGAATAGAGCCTAGACAACGGTGGGGTGGAGCCACACCTATTCCAATGGCCGAACGCACTCCTATTGAGACAATCGAAAAAGCCCTTTCAGAGCTGAGCCCAGGCGAGAAGGCACTCGTGCTGCAGAGAGTCGCTGCCGAGCTGGGTGGCGCGATGCCCGGCATCGACACGGACCCGACGGTCTGCGGAGGCGAGCCATGTATCGCTCGCACGAGGATCCCCGTTTGGCTACTCGTGCAAGCTCGACGCCTCGGCGCGTCTGAAGCTGACCTGCTCGAGGCGTATCCGGCACTTCGCGCTCAGGACCTGGCCAACGCGTGGGCTTATGCCCAGCTCCATCCGACGGAGGTCGACAACATGATTGCTGCGCACGAAGCAGCCTGACGTGGCGCACTTCTACGCAAACGAGAACGTGCCGGAGCAGGTCGCAGTTGAGCTGCGTCGTTTGGGTCATGACGTTGTGACCATGCGGGAGAGCGGCCATGCCGGGCGAGCCGTTCCCGACATCGAGGTCCTCGATTTCGCCACTGGGAACGGACGTGCTGTTGTGACCCTCAATCGACGCCATTTCATTCGCCTTCACTCAGAACGGTCTACCCATGCGGGTACAGGAGCGTCCTGGCGCCGGTCGTCGAGCCCTTACTCTGTGGATCTCCTCGCTGCTGTCGCCGGGGGCGCTGCAGCGGTCTGAAGGATCTGCGCCATCCCCGTGAAGAGCGCAGCAAGCGTCGAGGCGGTTTCAGGGGGCGCCTCGATGACGAGGCCGCCACGGGTGGTTCGCTGGACCGTCAAGCCTGCAAAGAGTCGCTGGAGGTCTATGGCTGACTCCGCCGGTACCGCCTCCGGCCCGGTCGGACCCGCTGCGTCACCGGACTCTTCTCCAGCCGCAAAGCTCGCATCGACCTCGCTTTCCCTGGTATCGTCCTCGGATTCGGTCGCCGCAGCCGCAGCCTGGGTTCCTGCGGACTCGAGCGCCGGCCCGACGACACGTTCGAGCCGGGAGAGGAAGCTTCCGGAACGTTCGAATGTCACCTCGTCGGTCGCACCGTCGAATAACCCGGTGAAGAACGCTTTCTTGGACCCGACCACCTCCGCGATCCGTGACTCGATGCCGGGTTCGCTGACCAGGTTGTAGACGTCGATCGGGCGACGCTGACCCAGGCGGTAGATTCTGCCGATTCGTTGCTCGAGGACCGCCGGATTCCAAGGCAGCTCGATGTTGATGCAGGCACTCGCTGCCCGCTGGAGATTGAGGCCAACTCCGCCGGCATCGGTCGCGAAGAGCACACGGCACGCGGGGTCGTCGTGGAAGTCCACGAGATTCTGGGTCCGGCGCTTCTGGCCCTCTGCTCCCGTGAAGAACGCCGCCCGGACGCCCGCGCGCGACAGCTCGTCGCGCGTCGTCCAGTCCGCAAGCCGGAGCATCCGCCGCCACTGGCTGAACACCACGACCTTCCGTTCCTGCGAGACGGCGAGTTGCCCGATTAGCTCGCGGAGCTCCACGAGCTTCGGGCTCGCCAGTCCCCGCAGCGTCGATTCCGTGGGCCGCGCAATCCGCGAGAGGTCGGGCCAGATCTGCTCGAAA
It includes:
- a CDS encoding DUF433 domain-containing protein → MAERTPIETIEKALSELSPGEKALVLQRVAAELGGAMPGIDTDPTVCGGEPCIARTRIPVWLLVQARRLGASEADLLEAYPALRAQDLANAWAYAQLHPTEVDNMIAAHEAA